One stretch of Akkermansia massiliensis DNA includes these proteins:
- the rpsM gene encoding 30S ribosomal protein S13: protein MARLFGTEIPNEKRIEASLPYIYGIGHSTSKRILEQAGINPDIRTGQLTDEQLTKIVQVITTDGILIEGDLRREKQSILKRLTSINCYRGQRHRRGLPVRGQRTRTNARTRKGKKKTVGAQAKKK, encoded by the coding sequence ATGGCACGCCTTTTCGGTACAGAAATACCCAACGAGAAGCGCATCGAGGCTTCCCTTCCGTATATTTACGGAATCGGGCACTCGACTTCTAAGAGAATCCTGGAACAAGCAGGCATCAATCCCGACATCCGTACGGGACAGCTTACCGACGAACAACTCACGAAGATTGTTCAAGTGATCACCACTGACGGAATCCTGATTGAAGGTGACCTTCGTCGTGAAAAGCAATCCATTCTCAAGCGTCTGACCTCCATCAACTGCTATCGCGGTCAGCGCCACCGCCGCGGCCTTCCGGTCCGTGGCCAGCGTACCCGCACGAATGCCCGCACCCGTAAAGGCAAGAAGAAGACCGTTGGCGCGCAGGCCAAGAAGAAGTAA
- a CDS encoding GNAT family N-acetyltransferase — protein MMAPAFHVAQETAVWPPPPPLRELLLDADPDERQVADHLAHGELYVARSRGAAAGAIVIRQTGEDTWEIMNCSVAPEYRRHGCGTALVLHALHIIRNKGARYAELGTCDASPGPMALYESCGFRISGVVKNHFTDNYPEPVWDNGVQCIDMIRMRADLFPQEGETPPTGQKL, from the coding sequence ATGATGGCCCCTGCCTTCCATGTGGCGCAGGAAACAGCCGTGTGGCCTCCGCCCCCTCCCCTCAGGGAACTTCTGCTGGATGCCGATCCGGACGAACGGCAGGTAGCGGACCATCTGGCCCACGGCGAACTTTACGTCGCACGGAGCCGCGGAGCTGCCGCCGGAGCTATCGTCATCCGGCAAACGGGGGAAGACACATGGGAAATCATGAACTGTTCCGTAGCCCCTGAATACAGAAGGCACGGTTGCGGAACCGCTCTGGTGCTGCACGCCCTGCACATCATCAGGAACAAGGGGGCAAGATATGCGGAACTGGGAACGTGCGATGCCTCCCCGGGCCCAATGGCCCTGTATGAAAGCTGTGGCTTCCGGATTTCAGGCGTCGTCAAAAACCACTTTACGGACAACTACCCGGAACCCGTCTGGGACAACGGCGTGCAGTGCATTGACATGATCCGCATGCGTGCGGACCTCTTCCCGCAGGAGGGGGAAACACCTCCAACTGGTCAGAAGCTATAA
- the rpsD gene encoding 30S ribosomal protein S4, whose product MARYTGPRDKVSRRFGVALFGSTKALEKRPFPPGQHGMRAGRKKKSDYGVMLAEKQKLRFQYGVLEGQFRKYYAEAARRRGITGDILLQLLELRLDNVVYRLGFSNTRAGARQLVSHGHITVNGKKTNVASYSCRPGDVIAVGGKASSQQLATRFLDLTQATVVPDWLECDRDKLTGKIARVPSKEEIAPIVNEQLIVEFYSR is encoded by the coding sequence ATGGCTCGTTATACCGGTCCCCGCGATAAAGTGTCCCGCCGTTTTGGCGTTGCTCTTTTCGGTTCCACCAAGGCTCTTGAAAAGCGCCCCTTCCCCCCCGGCCAGCATGGCATGCGCGCCGGCCGCAAGAAGAAGTCCGACTACGGCGTGATGCTTGCTGAAAAGCAGAAGCTGCGTTTCCAATACGGTGTGCTTGAAGGCCAGTTCCGCAAGTATTATGCAGAAGCCGCCCGCCGCCGCGGCATTACCGGCGACATCCTGCTTCAGCTCCTTGAACTCCGTCTGGACAATGTTGTGTACCGTCTCGGTTTCAGCAACACCCGCGCCGGCGCCCGTCAGCTCGTTTCCCACGGCCATATCACCGTGAACGGCAAAAAGACGAACGTTGCGTCCTACTCCTGCCGCCCTGGCGATGTGATCGCCGTCGGTGGAAAGGCCTCCTCCCAGCAGCTGGCTACCCGTTTCCTTGACCTGACCCAGGCCACTGTGGTTCCGGATTGGCTGGAATGCGACCGTGACAAGCTCACGGGCAAGATTGCTCGCGTACCTTCCAAGGAAGAGATTGCTCCCATCGTCAATGAGCAGCTCATCGTGGAATTCTACTCCCGTTAA
- the queG gene encoding tRNA epoxyqueuosine(34) reductase QueG → MKKILGGRGALVHDAGVLTPDPAVIKDSLCAVSRQLGFSGCRVARAGRSPHAEKLFQWLERGWHAGMEWMARSPERRADPAEVLSGCRSVICLSYDYDSPAMRPEGEGSICLYAHGRDYHGILEEKLADLQELLSIYGGEQKGYVDAGPVMERDHAEACGLGWRGRSGLIVRRKGGSRFFIATLLTTLELEPDTPVSHGCGSCRRCADLCPTGAIMENGQVDAGRCLSYWTIEHRGSIPEEIRPLVGTRLYGCDTCVTVCPWNGKPLPEADERFRMSRLLASIPLRDLLALDAGGFADLFRNSPLKRIKREGLLRNGCIVLGNAGTPDDIDFLKALSGESPLVAEHASWAVERILRRHGRHACSSGARD, encoded by the coding sequence TTGAAGAAAATTCTTGGTGGAAGGGGCGCTCTTGTCCATGATGCGGGCGTGCTGACGCCGGATCCCGCTGTTATTAAAGATTCCCTGTGCGCCGTGTCCCGGCAGCTTGGGTTTTCCGGCTGCCGGGTGGCCCGTGCGGGAAGGAGCCCGCATGCGGAAAAATTGTTCCAATGGCTGGAACGGGGCTGGCACGCCGGGATGGAATGGATGGCGCGTTCTCCGGAGCGGAGGGCGGACCCTGCGGAGGTGCTTTCCGGCTGCCGTTCCGTCATCTGCCTGTCCTATGACTATGACAGCCCCGCCATGCGTCCGGAGGGGGAGGGAAGCATCTGCCTTTACGCCCACGGAAGGGACTACCACGGAATTCTGGAAGAGAAGCTGGCGGATTTGCAGGAACTGCTTTCCATTTACGGTGGCGAGCAAAAGGGATATGTGGACGCCGGACCCGTCATGGAACGGGACCACGCGGAAGCGTGCGGCCTGGGATGGCGCGGAAGAAGCGGCCTGATCGTTCGCAGGAAGGGAGGCTCGCGCTTTTTCATCGCCACCCTGCTGACCACGCTGGAGCTGGAGCCGGACACTCCGGTCTCCCACGGGTGCGGAAGCTGCCGGCGCTGTGCGGACCTGTGCCCGACGGGCGCAATCATGGAAAACGGCCAGGTGGATGCCGGACGCTGCCTTTCCTACTGGACGATTGAACACCGGGGATCCATTCCGGAGGAAATACGCCCCCTGGTAGGGACACGGCTGTACGGGTGCGACACCTGCGTGACGGTCTGCCCCTGGAACGGGAAGCCCCTGCCGGAGGCGGATGAGCGGTTCCGCATGTCCCGCCTGCTGGCCTCCATTCCGCTGCGCGATCTGCTTGCCCTGGATGCCGGCGGCTTTGCGGACCTGTTCCGGAATTCCCCCCTGAAAAGAATCAAGAGGGAGGGGCTGCTGCGCAACGGCTGCATTGTGCTGGGGAATGCGGGAACTCCGGATGACATTGATTTTCTGAAGGCGCTTTCCGGGGAGTCCCCCCTCGTGGCGGAGCATGCTTCCTGGGCGGTGGAACGCATCCTGCGCCGCCACGGGCGGCATGCATGTTCAAGCGGCGCAAGAGATTAA
- the pyk gene encoding pyruvate kinase — MSTPSRPRATKIICTIGPATDTSDMLGQLIEAGANVFRLNMSHSKHDWVREVVFRIRRKAAELQANIAILFDLQGPSIRTGDLPEPYHLKKGDTLEIRLSTAKPELPFSTTVNYDGLLQDVQVGHTMVVDNGGILMRIEEVRPDRLICKVLTEGVFGSRRHINLPGVALRLPALTEKDLADLAVAVECETDYVAMSFVRDAAHIAQLREHIDNLGGRAQIVAKIEDQQAIRHIDDIILAADVIMVARGDLGIEVSIEELPIIQRRIIRHCHRLGRRCIVATHMLESMITQPTPTRAEVTDVSNAIFEQADAVMLSGETSVGHYPVRCVEVLDSIAHRMERSGNLNFAASAILNGDRQKATKAAISLADSVENACMVIFTRRGLAATQAAVLRPERAPIFAFSNDPVVVRQLALARDVTAFESPFLKDPARMISTALNLLKEKGLITSGQPVVIQGDSLQGELLADSIIFMRAE; from the coding sequence GCACCATTGGACCAGCAACAGACACTTCCGACATGCTGGGCCAGCTTATTGAAGCCGGAGCCAACGTTTTCCGGCTCAACATGAGCCACTCCAAACACGACTGGGTCCGGGAAGTCGTCTTCCGCATCCGCCGGAAAGCCGCAGAGCTGCAGGCGAACATAGCCATTCTCTTTGACCTCCAGGGGCCGTCCATCCGCACCGGGGACCTGCCCGAACCCTACCATCTGAAAAAAGGGGACACGCTGGAAATCCGCCTGAGCACGGCCAAGCCGGAACTCCCCTTCTCCACCACGGTGAACTATGACGGGCTCCTGCAGGACGTCCAGGTAGGCCATACGATGGTGGTGGACAACGGAGGCATTCTCATGCGCATTGAGGAAGTGCGCCCGGACAGGCTCATCTGCAAGGTGCTCACGGAAGGAGTATTCGGCTCCCGCCGCCACATCAACCTCCCCGGCGTGGCCCTGCGGCTCCCCGCCCTGACGGAAAAAGACCTGGCGGACCTGGCCGTAGCCGTGGAATGCGAGACGGACTACGTAGCCATGTCCTTCGTCCGGGACGCCGCCCACATTGCCCAGCTCCGGGAGCATATCGACAACCTTGGAGGAAGGGCCCAGATTGTCGCCAAAATCGAGGACCAGCAGGCCATCCGCCACATTGACGACATCATCCTGGCTGCAGACGTCATCATGGTCGCGCGCGGCGATCTGGGCATTGAAGTCAGCATTGAGGAACTTCCCATCATCCAGCGCCGCATTATTCGCCACTGCCACAGGCTGGGGCGCCGCTGCATCGTCGCCACGCACATGCTGGAATCCATGATCACGCAGCCCACCCCCACCCGTGCGGAAGTCACGGACGTTTCCAACGCCATCTTTGAACAGGCGGACGCCGTCATGCTCTCCGGAGAAACCTCCGTAGGCCATTATCCCGTGCGCTGCGTGGAGGTCCTGGACTCCATCGCGCACCGCATGGAGCGCTCCGGCAACCTTAACTTTGCCGCCTCCGCCATCCTGAACGGAGACAGGCAGAAGGCCACCAAGGCAGCCATCTCCCTGGCGGACTCCGTGGAAAACGCCTGCATGGTCATCTTCACCCGCCGCGGCCTGGCCGCCACGCAGGCAGCCGTCCTCAGGCCGGAACGGGCCCCCATCTTCGCCTTCAGCAATGACCCCGTTGTCGTCCGGCAGCTCGCGCTGGCACGCGACGTGACCGCCTTTGAATCCCCCTTCCTGAAAGACCCGGCCCGCATGATCTCCACCGCTCTGAACCTGCTGAAGGAAAAAGGGCTTATCACCTCCGGCCAGCCCGTCGTCATCCAGGGGGACAGCCTGCAAGGGGAACTGCTGGCGGACTCCATCATCTTCATGCGCGCGGAATGA
- a CDS encoding mitochondrial fission ELM1 family protein, producing MNIRILSDGKQGHLNQSLGLAQALIAKAGGAVETVDLQGLSLLGKIRKVVSGSDTPQPDLFISAGHATHIPLICARHHFKTRAVLCMKPTLPCTFFDLCLIPRHDLRPGRDYTDTGIFPTHGALHPMRPDPSIPKDITLILIGGPSKDFDWDDEAMLNQLSDISINTPGNIVLTTSRRTPTGFAEKIQTAVPEITVVPVEETQPGWVARHLAHASATWVSQDSVSMVYEALGAGAPVGVLAVPRRHGNRKSRILSGLEMLEKEGLVTGYRDWKKQGFRLAAPGAPLLEADRAADYILTRFFPQLHAL from the coding sequence ATGAACATCCGGATTCTGAGCGATGGGAAACAGGGCCATCTCAACCAGTCCCTGGGACTGGCGCAGGCTCTGATTGCCAAAGCAGGGGGGGCCGTGGAAACGGTGGACCTGCAGGGACTTTCCCTTCTGGGGAAAATCCGGAAGGTCGTCTCCGGCAGCGACACGCCGCAGCCGGACCTGTTCATCTCCGCCGGACACGCCACGCACATCCCGCTCATCTGCGCCCGCCATCATTTCAAGACCCGGGCTGTCCTCTGCATGAAGCCCACGCTTCCCTGCACCTTTTTTGACCTCTGCCTCATTCCCCGCCATGACTTGCGCCCCGGGCGCGACTATACGGATACGGGCATCTTTCCCACCCATGGAGCGCTTCACCCCATGAGGCCTGATCCCTCCATCCCGAAGGACATCACCCTGATCCTCATCGGAGGTCCCAGCAAGGATTTTGACTGGGATGACGAAGCCATGCTCAACCAGCTCTCGGACATCAGCATCAACACCCCCGGCAACATCGTGCTGACCACCTCGCGCCGGACGCCGACGGGCTTTGCAGAGAAAATCCAGACGGCCGTTCCGGAGATCACCGTCGTTCCAGTGGAGGAAACGCAGCCGGGGTGGGTAGCGCGGCATCTGGCGCACGCCTCCGCCACCTGGGTCAGCCAGGACAGCGTCTCCATGGTATATGAAGCGCTGGGCGCGGGCGCGCCCGTAGGCGTCCTGGCTGTCCCCCGCCGCCACGGCAACCGTAAATCCCGCATCCTGTCCGGCCTGGAAATGCTGGAAAAGGAAGGCTTGGTCACCGGATACCGGGACTGGAAAAAGCAGGGCTTCCGCCTGGCAGCGCCCGGAGCCCCCCTTCTGGAGGCGGACCGCGCCGCAGACTACATCCTCACCAGATTCTTTCCCCAACTCCACGCCTTATGA
- the rpsK gene encoding 30S ribosomal protein S11, translating into MASEEITNETAKKPVEAAAPAPAAETPAAAVSAPEEVKKPEPRKDIFAELGLGGDDDKPKILKAKGSKNVSSGVVHVSSTFNNTVVTVTDQRGNVIGWSSAGKMGFKGSRKSTAYAGQVVCQDACRQAMGHGLREVEVRVKGPGSGRESAVRAVQTIGIEITSIKDVTPIPHNGCRPPKARRV; encoded by the coding sequence ATGGCTAGCGAAGAAATCACCAACGAAACCGCCAAAAAGCCCGTGGAAGCGGCAGCTCCCGCTCCCGCTGCTGAAACTCCGGCCGCCGCTGTTTCCGCTCCTGAAGAAGTCAAGAAGCCCGAACCCCGCAAGGACATTTTTGCGGAACTCGGTCTGGGCGGCGATGATGACAAGCCCAAAATCCTGAAGGCCAAGGGCAGCAAGAACGTTTCCTCCGGCGTGGTTCATGTTTCCTCCACGTTCAACAACACCGTCGTGACCGTCACCGACCAGCGCGGCAACGTGATCGGCTGGTCCTCCGCCGGCAAGATGGGCTTCAAGGGCTCCCGCAAGAGCACGGCTTACGCCGGCCAGGTGGTTTGCCAGGACGCCTGCCGCCAGGCCATGGGCCACGGTCTGCGTGAAGTGGAAGTGCGTGTGAAGGGACCGGGTTCCGGTCGTGAATCCGCCGTGCGTGCCGTGCAGACGATCGGTATTGAAATCACCTCCATCAAGGACGTGACCCCCATTCCCCACAACGGCTGCCGTCCCCCGAAGGCCCGCCGCGTCTAA
- a CDS encoding HAD family hydrolase, translating to MTDDLSERGVALFDMDGTLLPWDTQYVFSCFVLRLHPWRRLLVLLFLACIPLYVLRIWDENRMKRAYLIYLWGLPAETVREYGRKFGSLAQEWIYPELKERLEEHRKKGDLCLMVSASPTFYAEPLGELLGFDGVLGTDVLLDGRMPAMPELPNGNNKGQIKVERLRERKVLPEHGVLDNAAAYSDSGADMPMLLSCGQRVLVNPSPSLKEDERLAGAECLYPARPWRGKLGKIWKIALFVMGMVNINVRKSMIS from the coding sequence ATGACGGATGATTTGAGCGAAAGGGGAGTGGCCCTTTTTGATATGGACGGAACATTGCTGCCCTGGGATACGCAATACGTTTTTTCCTGTTTCGTGCTGAGGCTCCATCCATGGCGGCGCCTGCTGGTGCTTCTTTTCCTGGCCTGCATTCCTCTTTATGTTCTGAGGATATGGGATGAAAACCGGATGAAGAGGGCCTATCTCATTTATTTGTGGGGACTCCCCGCAGAAACGGTGCGGGAGTATGGAAGGAAATTCGGCTCTCTGGCACAGGAATGGATTTATCCGGAACTGAAGGAACGGCTGGAGGAACACCGGAAGAAGGGGGATCTGTGCCTCATGGTTTCCGCCTCCCCAACCTTTTACGCGGAACCTCTGGGTGAGCTGCTGGGATTTGACGGCGTTCTGGGAACGGACGTGCTTCTGGACGGCCGCATGCCGGCGATGCCGGAATTGCCGAACGGCAACAACAAGGGACAGATAAAGGTGGAGCGCCTGCGCGAGCGGAAGGTGCTGCCGGAGCACGGCGTTCTGGATAACGCCGCCGCCTACAGCGACAGTGGCGCGGATATGCCCATGCTGCTTTCCTGCGGACAAAGGGTCCTGGTGAATCCTTCTCCTTCCCTGAAGGAAGACGAACGCCTGGCCGGGGCGGAATGCCTGTATCCTGCCCGGCCATGGAGAGGAAAGCTTGGCAAGATCTGGAAGATTGCTCTTTTTGTCATGGGGATGGTAAATATAAATGTTAGAAAATCAATGATTAGCTAA